GTCAATAGCTTGTTGGTTTGGCTGTCTTGTTCCAGTTCCCGGTTCAGCAACAATGTGCTCAATTAAGCATCTTACGGCGATATTGGTTTCATCAAGTCGTTTTTGTTCGCTTGATAATTTTTCTATTATGTCTTCATTTTTTACAAAACAGTGAGCTCTAGTTGGTGATTGAATTCTTTTCAATGCTTGCTGATGCAATAAACTTTCATTTAAAGCCATCAAATCTTTGATTTGTTTATATGGATCATAACCTTCTAGATATGACCTTAACTTGGGGAGAAGCACCTTTTGAAGTATATTCTTCACTAAGTCTAACTGATTAGTATTGTTGTCAATATCTCCAATTGGTGGGCATAACTCTCCAAGCTCTGGAATAATATCGTCAAGTATTAGTTGCTTATTCTCTTTTTGCAGATATCGTGGATTTACCAGATTAACTGGACTATATGCTATATCACTAGTATGTTTTGGGTACAGAAACATCTTTTTTAGACCAATAGGAGCTACTTTGTTAATGATCTGCGATATGACATTTGGAGAAAGGTTTGTTTCGTTTCTGTGTAATTCTATTAAGGGGATCAAAGCACCGAGAATGACCATAAGAAGAATCCTTTCACCCTCATTGTTAGCTAATCTTAAATAATATTTTAGGGCATTTGGAATTACAATATGAATCTGGTCCCTTGCTAATTCTAATTTGAAAAGTTCATGAATTTCAGGACTTTCCTCATCCCTTGTTGTTGGGTCTAAGAAATGCGTTGGATTTTCAAAGTCGAATGAGAGGAAAAGAACTTGTAAAGGAAGTTTATTTATGAACTGTGAAACTTCAGATCGAATCTCATTCATCCAAAAACACAGCATTTCGCCGAATTCGTAGTAAAAATATCTCTCATCTCTAGGAATCGAATTAATCTTTCTATTAGCCCGAATCCATACGTCAACAGGAAAATCCTTTAAATAGAAATCAAAGAATAATGGGATATTTTCACGATTTGCATACTTATCAATATAGCTCACCTCCCTAATTACAGGAAGCATGTAAACCTTATTAGCAGAATAACCTTTATGATGTACAATCAAAGGGTCTTCAAACTCTACAGATTTCTTTATGATATCAATTCCAAAACCTGGAGGAATCATTATTCCATTCGGCTTTTCATCATCTCCTAGATAAAATGAATTATGCACTTTGTAGAATGCAAACAAATCTATAAATGATGTAAACGGGGGTAGTTCAACAGATAATTGAAATTTCTTTTTAGCTCGAACAAAATACCACAAAGACATTTCATCTAAGTCCTCGTTTTTGATAATACAAAGAAGCTGGTAGAGTGTAGAAATAACCCCGTATTCCTCGTCTTCAAATCCACCATATAACAGATATTCCCTTCCTATTGAGCTATATAGGTCGATTTGCAGTATCTGTTTATCTGAATAGCTCTTACTGACAGATTCTTTTATTTCACTTCTTATTGACAAGACTTTAGGGCTAGAGGAATTAGGGTCTGGATGACATGGTGTACGGAGATTATAGTTAATTCCTTTATCCTCTGTAAAAGTTATAAGAGCAATTTTGTCTGAATCAAATTCATATAACTCAAAATCAAACTCATCTTTCCATCTCTTATTCTTCTCTATTTTAATTTTTTCGAATCCGATTCTCCCCAACTGAAAGTGCAGGTCACTCCTAGCCAATTGATGGTATCTTGTAGTAAACCCCGATATTATTCCTGATCTCGAGACGAGAACTAATGTGTAGTGGATTAGTGCGGATAAAATGGTTGTTGGTGATATTACAAAATAACCACGATTAGTTTCGATTATTGGTTTAGACCAAAGAGGGCTATTTTCATAATGTTCAAGTGATGGTTTAGAACTTTTTACATCTTCAGATGTCAGTAAGAAATCCTTAATAACCTCTTCTTCCAACTTATGGCTCCTACAAAATGAACGGACACTTTCCTTATCAATCCATAGGGAATACTTTGCCTTTTCAAGGTCCGTTTGAAAGTCGATCTCTGAACCATTCGCTTCACCACTCAAGTTTCTACCAAAACCTAACTTTGACGCGATTGAATTAGAAATCCATGGCAACAAGGTGAGAGCCGATTTCAGTTTTACATAAACTTCTTTCTTGAAAAGCTCTTTATCATAGTTGAGAGTCTTTATAAAAAGATTTAGGGTAAAGGCTCCTTGTTCAAAGTTTCCTCCAAACAATACATTGTTGCCTACAGTTGTCATCACATTCTCCGTGAACATGTTTACTGGAGGATCCTCCATGACAAAATGTGGCAAGTGTTGATCAAGTACCCTCTTAAGTTCTATTGGGTTTACGGTCAAATCAGTCTTGTTCTGACACGATAATGCTAATAGAGTCAAATAATCAAGCCGTAAGTTTTTTCCATGATTTCTTGGATCAATTGATAGAGCAGCAAAGAGAATTGCCAAATCATAACTGTTGAACTTTTTAAAGTATCGTTTGAAACTAAACTTAGAAAAGGTTGACTTTAATCTTTTGCTGAACGATTTATTACAACAGTGCTTGAATTTCTTGCCACTCCCACAAGGACAAGGATCATTTCGACCTATCTTTCTCATAAATAAAACCCTTATCTTGCATATAAGATGTAATTTATCTTTTTGCCATCCCTTTTGTCAATAATTTATAGGAAAAGAAATGAGTAATCAGGAAGTCAATATGGACAGTGGTCAAGAGTCTAAAAAGTCAAGGAAAGAGTTGGAAGAAGAGGAACTTCAAAAAAAAATTCAAATGTGGAGCCAGCAAATGACTAGTGTTCAACTCTGGAAGTTTATGAACAGTGAAAATTTCAAAGTAGCTGTTGACAAGATTATGCAAAACCTTTCTGGAGTAAGAAAAACAATACTATACACTTACTTATTTGATATAGTCTTAGTATTTGTTTTGCTCGGTTCTGTCGTTCTAATGGGCTATTCTAAAATTTTAGACAGTGTAACGGTTGGTACATTGGTTGGAGCCATAATTGGTTACGCCTTTAGGCAGGTTTCGGCAAGATTAACGTTCAGGCTTTTCATCCTCCTGTAGGGGCTCGGTTCTATCATCCATTTGAATATTGAGGGTAATTGAAATGAAGAATGCGTATATCGGATATACATATCAGCACCTAGTCGCTCAACTCATACTAGCCATAATGGATGTAGAAAGGATTCTAGACACTATTGAAATAGAATCGGATGTTGATCACAATTTTGATGACATAACCATAATCTCTGGAGAGGAAAAACTCAACTGCCAAATTAAGGATATAGATCCTATTTCGTTTAAGGATGTGATAATCCAAGACAATGAGATTATCATTAAAAAAACAAAGCATAAATTATCTGAAGGAACAAATATTTTATTCTTTAAGAATATTGAAATAGCCCCGAACAATTCTGTACTTGGCATTCCTTCATATTCTAAGGGAAACCTTCATTTCGTTTCTATCAACAGACAATCCATCGAAGAAAGGATTAAGACTCTCTACCCAAATAATTATTCTAGATTCTTTGACATACGTTCATTCTTTCATGAAAAGCTTGATCTCCGCCGGTTGAAAATCAATAAAGAGGAATTACCCACTATCAATGTCTTTTTGACTGAACTTGTAGAAGAATCTATTGCGACGGGTTTACAAATATTGGAATTCGACCGAATTCTATTGATTGAAGGAAAACCAGGAGTAGGCAAGAGTCATTTAGTTAATGAAATAAAAGAACGATTCTCCAAGAATGTTCTTTACAGATTCTGGGTCTCAAATCAGGATAAATATTATCGCGATAGACTTCTATTTGCCAACTTTCTTTTTGACTTATCAAAAAAACTATTTGGTGATTTAGTAGTAAGAGACGAAAAAAAGATAATTGACGAAATTGAATCAAAACAATACTTGCTCCTTATCGATGGACTTGATCATGTGGAAAATTACAATCCTCAAGATTTAGAACTGTTCATAAAATTCATCTCAAAAGCCAAGGTCCAATGTAGGGTAATTGTCTTGTCTCGTCCCCTAGCAAAGAAGCTCCCTTGGAAAAAGCAACTTTTGAAAAATTGGAATAAAACCCAAACTAATAAAGTGCTTGAAAAGCTTTACCATATAGAAAGCTATCGTGTTACTTCAGACATTTATAAGATTACCGATGGTTACCCAATACTAGTAAGGTATGTAGCTGAGAGTTATAAATTAAATGGTGCCGTACCTAAGCTTTCCAAACTTGCCAGTGTAAATGATTACTACTCCGAATTAGTAAATAATCAAAAGAGCAAAAGGTCTCTGGGTCTTTTTCTTTGTTCTAGTTCATTCTACATGAAAAGTGAGATAGCGCTATTCTTAGAAAAGGAGGCTTCAAGTTATGTGAATGAGTTTATCGAGGAACATCCATATCTCTTCGAAATAAAACTCAATCGAATTTCACTATTTCATGATAGTTTCAATACGTTTCTTCTATCTGAAGGAATTGACATCTCACAGTTAGAGAATCAAGTAAAAGATCTAGTTGTAGCATCAGTGCTACGTCTCGAAAAGAAATTTCTTTCTCGGTTTGATTCATTCAAAATAGATAAAACGTCGATTAAGGAAGTCGTTACGCTTTATTCAAGAGTTGACATATTTAATAAGTTGATTCAAGAGGTAGTTGATTTTGAGGTGATACCTGACTTTTATGAATCATTGAGGGAGTTGTTAATTGAAATTAGCCCCTACGATCTAGAGCCAAACAACTACTTTGATCTAAGTATCATATTAAACCTTGTTAGTAGATATACTTGGGTCTTCGATATTGATGAGTTCCTTTATACATACACCAAAGCCGTCTTGTTCAATGGGTATTCAGAAGAGCAGATAACGAGTTCGGGATATCTATTTGGTATGGTTTATTTCGTTAAAACTAGAGACTTGAGTTTGCTGAAAAGAGTTTCTTCTGAGGATATGAGAGATTTAGAATCTTTTGAAGATAGGTTTTTCGACAGCATAGATGAAGAAGAATTTTTCTTTGAAAATCACAGGGAAGCACTAACTAAAGAACAGGTTGACAAAATTCTTAATGACAAGTTAAATTTTCATCCGGATAATATTGTCTACTTACTTGAAAACGTCTATTCCCATAAAGTTTTGGGGAGACAGTTTTCTTCACTTTACAGAAGCATTTCAAAATTTATGGATGGGGAGACTTCCGAGGCAGTGGAAACCTTTGAGAGTTTATTAAAAAGCTATGGGTTTTCACACTGGTCTGCTCATCACTATTTGATGTCAGCGCAACGAAATATTCTTGCAAAAGGTAAGCGCAAAGAAGACAATATCTTCCTGAGCTTATCATTTCCCGAGCTGATATTAAGTGCTCGAGAACTAGATTCTTTTGATTCGTGGCGTGAGATTTTGGCTTTTATTCGATTATCTGTTTACGACAAAAGAAAAATCGAAATTCAGAGGATAGTGTTATTTCTAAATAAATACTACAGCCGAAAAGACTATTGCCTCATAAGTATCTATGCAGCATTAAATGTTTTTGAGTCTCTGGGACTTTTTGAAATGGTGCATTCTGTCAAACTCATCACAAGAATCCAAGAGAGATCGGAAAAGGGATATAAAGGATTGCTTTTAGATTTTATTGAACAATATGCTCCTAAGAAAATCATCCCTTTCCTTGAAGAAAATTTTGACATTCATCAATTACATGTGAATTGGTTTTTGTTATCACCTATATACATAAACGAATTTTCTAAAGACATCTTTTTTGCCGGAACGGAATATTCTTTGAGACCATATAGCAGTCATAACAGCATCAGGATTGAAGAAATAATCAATGTTCTAAATTCTTCCTGGTCTGAAACAATCGTGAGAGTTTTAGTCATGAGAAATTTTTCAGTGC
This DNA window, taken from Cytophagales bacterium, encodes the following:
- a CDS encoding ATP-binding protein: MDVERILDTIEIESDVDHNFDDITIISGEEKLNCQIKDIDPISFKDVIIQDNEIIIKKTKHKLSEGTNILFFKNIEIAPNNSVLGIPSYSKGNLHFVSINRQSIEERIKTLYPNNYSRFFDIRSFFHEKLDLRRLKINKEELPTINVFLTELVEESIATGLQILEFDRILLIEGKPGVGKSHLVNEIKERFSKNVLYRFWVSNQDKYYRDRLLFANFLFDLSKKLFGDLVVRDEKKIIDEIESKQYLLLIDGLDHVENYNPQDLELFIKFISKAKVQCRVIVLSRPLAKKLPWKKQLLKNWNKTQTNKVLEKLYHIESYRVTSDIYKITDGYPILVRYVAESYKLNGAVPKLSKLASVNDYYSELVNNQKSKRSLGLFLCSSSFYMKSEIALFLEKEASSYVNEFIEEHPYLFEIKLNRISLFHDSFNTFLLSEGIDISQLENQVKDLVVASVLRLEKKFLSRFDSFKIDKTSIKEVVTLYSRVDIFNKLIQEVVDFEVIPDFYESLRELLIEISPYDLEPNNYFDLSIILNLVSRYTWVFDIDEFLYTYTKAVLFNGYSEEQITSSGYLFGMVYFVKTRDLSLLKRVSSEDMRDLESFEDRFFDSIDEEEFFFENHREALTKEQVDKILNDKLNFHPDNIVYLLENVYSHKVLGRQFSSLYRSISKFMDGETSEAVETFESLLKSYGFSHWSAHHYLMSAQRNILAKGKRKEDNIFLSLSFPELILSARELDSFDSWREILAFIRLSVYDKRKIEIQRIVLFLNKYYSRKDYCLISIYAALNVFESLGLFEMVHSVKLITRIQERSEKGYKGLLLDFIEQYAPKKIIPFLEENFDIHQLHVNWFLLSPIYINEFSKDIFFAGTEYSLRPYSSHNSIRIEEIINVLNSSWSETIVRVLVMRNFSVRVADSDIANIELLKTLGVPYEVNKEDKSYKTSELENFNNGILNKRNSNYIQKNNLAPEEVASYSDGYHSALGELSLFQSFKSEQISEKIQVILYEAMTGKIRSINAFYDLYHYVGHSIKLINDHCEEYDSDALFKSFEYYLKVLMISESN